From Hippea alviniae EP5-r, the proteins below share one genomic window:
- the mqnC gene encoding cyclic dehypoxanthinyl futalosine synthase — MIEKIYKKIENFERINLNEGVELLKNGDFLELGRLANRIRFKKQPSDIVTFILDTNINYTNICYVGCSFCAFYRKKNDPDAYTLSIDELIKKIEEAQSKGITTALIQGGLNPDLPYSYYLDLVRELSKSSVHVHAFSPPEIDLMCKISQKSVDEVFEDLKNAGLTTMPGGGAEILTERVRREISPKKISTDRWLEIMQKAHEHGIKTTATMMFGHIETEEDIIEHLDRIRKLQDKTHGFTAFIAWDFKKENNELGKRVERSVSGIDYLKIVAIARIYLDNFDNIQASWASQGKDVGEVALHFGANDMGSMLVEENVMRQAGFRAEASVDEIARCIKKAGFKPALRTTDYKIVKML; from the coding sequence TTGATAGAAAAAATATACAAGAAGATAGAAAACTTCGAAAGAATCAATCTGAATGAAGGTGTTGAGCTTCTAAAAAACGGCGATTTTTTAGAACTTGGCAGATTGGCAAACAGAATAAGGTTTAAAAAACAGCCATCGGATATAGTTACATTCATACTCGACACGAACATAAACTATACGAACATCTGTTATGTTGGCTGCTCTTTCTGTGCCTTTTACAGAAAAAAGAACGACCCGGATGCTTACACTTTAAGCATAGATGAGTTGATTAAAAAGATAGAAGAAGCACAAAGTAAAGGTATAACAACGGCTCTTATCCAGGGCGGTTTGAATCCCGATTTGCCTTACTCGTATTATCTCGATCTGGTAAGGGAGTTATCAAAAAGCAGCGTTCATGTTCATGCGTTTTCACCACCCGAGATAGACCTTATGTGTAAAATTTCTCAAAAAAGCGTTGATGAGGTATTCGAAGATTTAAAAAATGCAGGCTTAACGACAATGCCGGGTGGTGGAGCTGAGATTTTAACAGAAAGGGTAAGAAGAGAGATTTCACCCAAAAAGATAAGCACCGACAGATGGCTTGAAATAATGCAAAAGGCACATGAGCATGGCATAAAAACAACGGCAACGATGATGTTTGGACATATAGAGACAGAAGAAGACATAATTGAGCATTTAGATAGAATACGCAAGCTTCAGGATAAAACTCACGGTTTTACAGCGTTTATAGCCTGGGATTTTAAAAAAGAGAATAACGAGTTGGGTAAAAGGGTTGAAAGAAGCGTAAGTGGTATTGATTATTTGAAAATTGTTGCTATAGCGAGAATCTATCTTGACAATTTTGACAATATTCAGGCTTCGTGGGCATCTCAAGGCAAAGATGTGGGAGAAGTGGCTTTGCACTTTGGCGCAAATGATATGGGCAGTATGCTCGTTGAAGAGAATGTAATGAGACAGGCTGGCTTTAGAGCTGAAGCTTCCGTTGATGAGATAGCAAGGTGCATAAAGAAAGCTGGCTTTAAACCTGCACTCAGAACAACGGATTACAAAATCGTCAAAATGCTTTAG
- the mqnE gene encoding aminofutalosine synthase MqnE: protein MSDLREIEEKIDNNQALNFEDAKAILRSNDLIEIGRLARKIKLKKTGKKVYFVFNKHINYTNLCVSKCKFCAFYRNGDEPDAYTMEVDKIIEEISQMPEGIREVHIVGGLHPTKPFSYYLDMVSSIKKHFPNVNVKAFTAVEIDYFSKLSGLDYEGVLKELKRAGLDSMPGGGAEVFSERVRKKLYPNKIPYEKWAEVHAIAHKLNIPTNATLLFGHIETDDEIIDHLFKLRKLQEEHPGFLCFIPLSFHPANTPLEGKIEKVDAVKELKVLALSRIILDNFPHIKAYWVMLSPKIGQIGLHFGADDIDGTIGQERVTHAAGAKSPLGLAKEQMVNLIKNAGFVPVERDALYNEIEVFN from the coding sequence ATGAGTGATTTGAGAGAGATTGAAGAAAAAATAGACAATAACCAGGCGCTAAATTTTGAAGACGCAAAAGCAATTCTAAGAAGCAACGATTTGATAGAGATTGGTAGGCTTGCAAGAAAGATTAAGCTTAAAAAAACAGGCAAAAAGGTCTATTTTGTTTTCAACAAGCATATAAATTATACGAACCTTTGTGTATCTAAGTGTAAATTCTGTGCGTTTTATAGAAACGGAGACGAACCTGATGCATACACGATGGAAGTTGATAAGATAATCGAAGAGATATCACAAATGCCAGAAGGTATAAGGGAAGTGCATATAGTTGGCGGCCTCCATCCGACAAAACCCTTCTCATATTACCTTGATATGGTTTCAAGTATAAAAAAGCATTTTCCAAATGTTAATGTAAAGGCTTTTACCGCTGTTGAGATTGACTACTTCTCGAAACTTTCAGGGCTTGATTACGAAGGTGTGTTAAAGGAGTTAAAAAGGGCAGGGCTTGACTCAATGCCCGGGGGTGGAGCTGAAGTTTTCTCAGAAAGGGTAAGAAAAAAGCTCTATCCAAACAAAATACCTTATGAGAAGTGGGCTGAAGTCCATGCAATAGCACATAAATTGAATATACCGACAAATGCCACTCTGCTTTTTGGCCATATAGAGACAGACGACGAAATCATCGACCATCTGTTTAAATTAAGAAAACTCCAGGAAGAACACCCGGGTTTTTTATGTTTTATACCTTTGAGCTTTCATCCTGCAAATACGCCGCTTGAAGGTAAAATTGAGAAAGTCGATGCAGTAAAGGAGTTGAAAGTGCTTGCGCTCTCAAGGATAATACTCGACAACTTCCCACACATAAAAGCCTATTGGGTTATGCTATCGCCAAAAATAGGTCAGATTGGTTTGCATTTCGGTGCAGATGACATAGACGGCACAATAGGTCAAGAAAGGGTAACTCATGCTGCAGGCGCAAAAAGCCCGCTGGGCTTAGCAAAAGAACAGATGGTAAATCTAATAAAAAACGCAGGTTTTGTTCCTGTCGAAAGGGATGCCCTATACAACGAGATAGAGGTGTTCAATTGA
- a CDS encoding phosphomannomutase/phosphoglucomutase yields MKVDKSVFREYDIRGIWNKTINTDFAFGLGIAFAKYLKDKLNISKGKVSVGYDARSSSVEILKALSKGLNCENITVLNIGMVPTPVQYFSLFNLDVDGGIMITASHNPSEYNGFKLSIKTNTIFGSQIQEIYEIMKELEIDENCEAEELMEEVDILSKYKEFMMIQFGYLKDIEEKPKVVLDAGNGVAGFVAYDIFTSLGYKTKGLYIEPDGSFPNHHPDPTVEKNLVDLKKVLAEEGYDIGIGYDGDGDRIGVVLKNGDILWGDQLLLLLAEDLAKTQKGVKVVADVKCSDAIFKKMEEAGCNPIMYKTGHSLIKAKMKEENAPLAGEMSGHIFMGDRYFGYDDAIYVSLRLVEIITREKLDLIEWKNNLPKVYNTPEIRIDCPEDKKQKVIESIKAYLKENGDKLGIKQINTIDGVRFKTDYGFGLLRASNTQPVLVLRFEADTEENLNRIKDTILKQVEKFINE; encoded by the coding sequence ATGAAAGTAGATAAAAGCGTTTTTCGTGAATATGATATAAGAGGAATCTGGAACAAAACCATAAACACGGATTTTGCCTTCGGATTGGGCATAGCCTTTGCCAAATATCTGAAAGATAAGCTAAATATAAGCAAAGGAAAAGTAAGTGTTGGTTATGATGCAAGAAGCTCATCTGTTGAAATCCTAAAGGCTTTAAGCAAAGGGTTGAACTGCGAGAACATCACAGTTTTAAATATAGGAATGGTGCCAACACCAGTTCAGTACTTTTCACTTTTTAACCTTGATGTTGATGGCGGTATCATGATAACAGCATCTCACAACCCTTCTGAATACAACGGATTTAAACTCTCAATAAAAACAAACACGATTTTTGGTTCCCAGATTCAAGAGATATATGAGATAATGAAAGAGTTAGAGATAGATGAAAACTGCGAAGCTGAAGAGCTTATGGAAGAAGTTGACATACTTTCTAAATACAAAGAGTTTATGATGATTCAGTTTGGCTATTTAAAAGATATAGAAGAGAAACCAAAGGTTGTTCTTGATGCCGGAAACGGTGTTGCAGGTTTTGTGGCATACGACATATTCACAAGCTTGGGATATAAGACAAAAGGTTTATATATAGAACCAGACGGCAGCTTTCCCAATCATCATCCAGACCCAACAGTTGAGAAAAACCTGGTTGATTTAAAAAAGGTTTTAGCCGAAGAAGGTTATGATATAGGCATAGGATACGACGGAGATGGAGACAGAATAGGTGTTGTCTTAAAAAATGGCGATATATTGTGGGGCGACCAACTTTTACTTCTTCTTGCCGAAGATTTGGCAAAAACCCAGAAAGGCGTCAAAGTTGTTGCTGATGTCAAATGTTCAGATGCCATATTCAAGAAAATGGAAGAAGCAGGCTGCAATCCAATAATGTATAAAACTGGCCATTCATTGATAAAGGCAAAAATGAAGGAAGAAAACGCTCCTTTAGCCGGAGAGATGAGTGGGCACATATTTATGGGCGATAGATATTTCGGCTATGACGATGCGATTTATGTATCGTTAAGACTTGTTGAGATAATCACAAGAGAGAAGTTAGACCTTATAGAGTGGAAAAACAACCTGCCAAAAGTTTACAACACGCCAGAGATAAGAATAGACTGTCCAGAAGACAAAAAACAGAAGGTTATAGAAAGTATAAAGGCATATTTAAAGGAAAACGGTGATAAGTTGGGCATAAAACAGATAAATACAATCGACGGTGTAAGGTTTAAAACGGACTACGGATTCGGACTCCTAAGAGCGAGCAACACACAGCCCGTCCTTGTTCTAAGATTTGAAGCAGATACAGAAGAAAATTTAAACAGAATAAAGGATACAATACTAAAACAAGTGGAGAAGTTTATAAATGAGTGA
- a CDS encoding acyl-CoA carboxylase subunit beta produces MRDKLEELKKLEEQAELGGGLDRIEKQHAQGKLTARERIKLLLDEGSFVELDKFVVHRCTDFGMEKKKILGDSVVTGYGTIDGRLVFVFSQDFTVFGGSLSGAHAKKICKIMDLAAKVGAPVIGLNDSGGARIQEGVESLAGYADIFLRNVLMSGVIPQISVIMGPTAGGAVYSPAVTDFTIMVKNTSFMFITGPDVIEAVTGEKITKEDLGGAEVHTTKTNVAHFAAENDEDALMIVRELLQFIPQNNMEDPPYKPTDDPPNRREESIYDLVPADPNKPYNIKDLIKKVVDDNYFFEIQENYAKNIVIGFARLGGRSVGIVANQPQFFAGALDYKAAIKAARFVRFCDAFNIPIITFEDQPGYMPGVAQEHNGVIVHGAKLLYAYAEATVPKITLIVRKAYGGAYDVLGSKHFRADVNYAYPIAEIAVMGPDGAVNILYRKELAEAENPVQKKAELVQMYREKFANPYVAAGLGYIDEIIDPADTRLKLIQALEMTKNKRESNPQKKHGNIPL; encoded by the coding sequence ATGCGCGACAAACTGGAAGAACTCAAAAAACTCGAAGAGCAGGCAGAGTTGGGTGGTGGTTTAGACCGTATTGAAAAACAGCATGCTCAGGGTAAATTAACTGCCCGTGAAAGAATTAAGTTATTACTCGACGAAGGCAGCTTTGTTGAGCTGGATAAGTTTGTTGTTCACAGATGCACTGACTTTGGTATGGAAAAGAAGAAAATCTTAGGCGATAGTGTCGTTACAGGTTATGGAACTATTGATGGAAGGCTTGTTTTTGTATTTAGTCAGGACTTTACGGTATTTGGTGGTTCTTTAAGTGGTGCTCATGCCAAGAAAATCTGCAAGATAATGGATTTGGCTGCAAAGGTTGGTGCACCTGTAATAGGATTGAATGACTCTGGTGGTGCAAGGATTCAGGAAGGTGTTGAGTCATTAGCTGGTTATGCAGATATATTCTTGAGAAATGTTTTAATGTCTGGCGTCATTCCGCAGATTTCAGTGATAATGGGTCCAACAGCTGGTGGTGCTGTCTATTCACCTGCTGTTACAGACTTTACTATAATGGTTAAAAATACAAGCTTTATGTTTATTACGGGTCCTGATGTTATTGAAGCTGTGACGGGCGAGAAGATAACAAAAGAAGACTTGGGTGGTGCTGAAGTTCATACTACAAAGACAAATGTTGCCCACTTTGCGGCAGAAAATGACGAAGATGCTTTGATGATAGTAAGAGAGCTTCTGCAGTTTATCCCACAAAACAATATGGAAGACCCACCATACAAGCCAACGGATGACCCACCAAACAGAAGAGAAGAGTCTATCTACGACTTAGTTCCAGCCGACCCAAACAAGCCATACAACATAAAGGACTTAATTAAAAAAGTTGTTGATGATAATTATTTCTTTGAGATTCAAGAGAATTATGCAAAAAATATCGTTATTGGATTTGCAAGATTGGGCGGAAGGAGTGTTGGTATAGTTGCTAATCAGCCGCAGTTCTTTGCTGGCGCTTTGGATTATAAAGCTGCTATTAAAGCTGCAAGATTCGTAAGATTCTGCGATGCTTTCAATATTCCTATCATAACATTCGAAGACCAGCCGGGATACATGCCAGGTGTTGCTCAAGAGCACAACGGCGTTATCGTTCATGGCGCAAAGTTGCTCTACGCATATGCTGAAGCTACAGTTCCAAAAATTACGCTCATCGTAAGAAAGGCATACGGTGGTGCATACGATGTTTTGGGTTCTAAGCACTTTAGGGCTGATGTAAACTATGCTTATCCAATAGCAGAGATTGCCGTTATGGGTCCTGATGGTGCTGTTAACATTCTTTACAGAAAAGAGCTTGCTGAAGCCGAAAATCCTGTTCAGAAGAAAGCTGAGCTTGTCCAAATGTACAGAGAGAAGTTTGCTAATCCTTATGTTGCTGCTGGTTTGGGTTATATTGATGAGATTATCGATCCTGCGGATACAAGGCTTAAACTTATACAGGCATTGGAGATGACAAAGAATAAGAGAGAATCTAATCCACAGAAGAAACACGGAAATATTCCGCTATAA
- the accC gene encoding acetyl-CoA carboxylase biotin carboxylase subunit translates to MAKYKEFKKVLIANRGEIAIRVARACRKMGIETVAVYSEVDRNALHVRYADEAYYIGPPAPAESYLNIEKIVEVAVKSGCDAVHPGYGFLSENSEFVKACEEAGITFIGPNTESMYILGDKTRARQRMIEAGVPVVPGTKDPVESLEHALKIAEEVGYPIMFKASAGGGGKGMRLIRSAEEFKEVYDLAKGEALSAFGDDRMYIEKAIEKPRHVEIQIARDKHGNAIHLFERECSIQRRHQKVIEESPSMAINDEVRHKMGEAAIRAVAAANYDSVGTVEFLVDKDMNFYFLEVNTRLQVEHPVTEMVTGIDIVKLQIEIAEGKPIPFKQEDIKQVGHAIECRIYAEDPDNNFMPSPGMITGLRMPGGPGVRVDSGVYSRGEVPLYYDPMVAKLIVWDTDRQNAIARMKRALKEFVVKGIKTTIPFHQKVLRNENFIKGNISTDFIDKEVLAEPQKREGSVEVAIAAAAIKEYLREKELARKVLEFKETCSYGSPWKEAGRRAAMYGVSFGDIYKYST, encoded by the coding sequence ATGGCTAAGTATAAAGAGTTTAAAAAGGTTTTGATAGCCAACAGAGGAGAAATAGCTATCAGGGTTGCCAGAGCCTGCAGAAAGATGGGCATTGAGACGGTTGCTGTTTATTCTGAAGTTGACAGAAATGCTCTGCATGTAAGGTATGCCGATGAAGCATACTATATAGGTCCACCTGCGCCTGCTGAGTCATACTTAAATATAGAGAAAATTGTTGAAGTTGCCGTTAAGTCTGGCTGCGATGCGGTCCATCCGGGATACGGCTTCTTGAGTGAAAATTCCGAGTTTGTTAAAGCATGTGAAGAGGCTGGTATAACATTTATTGGACCTAATACTGAGTCAATGTATATTTTGGGTGATAAAACAAGAGCTCGCCAGAGAATGATAGAAGCTGGAGTTCCTGTTGTTCCTGGAACCAAGGACCCTGTTGAGAGTCTTGAGCATGCTCTAAAAATAGCTGAAGAAGTAGGCTATCCGATTATGTTTAAAGCTTCAGCCGGCGGTGGTGGTAAGGGAATGAGATTGATTCGTTCGGCTGAAGAGTTTAAAGAAGTTTATGACTTAGCTAAAGGTGAAGCTTTAAGTGCATTTGGCGACGATAGAATGTATATTGAAAAAGCCATAGAGAAACCAAGGCATGTTGAGATTCAGATTGCACGGGACAAACATGGAAATGCGATTCATCTGTTTGAAAGGGAGTGTTCAATCCAGAGAAGACATCAGAAGGTTATAGAAGAGTCTCCATCTATGGCAATTAACGACGAAGTAAGACATAAGATGGGCGAAGCTGCTATAAGAGCTGTTGCTGCTGCAAACTATGATAGCGTTGGAACGGTTGAGTTCTTGGTTGACAAGGATATGAACTTCTATTTTCTTGAAGTTAATACAAGACTTCAGGTTGAGCATCCTGTTACGGAGATGGTAACAGGAATAGATATCGTCAAACTCCAGATAGAGATAGCAGAAGGTAAACCTATTCCGTTTAAACAAGAAGATATAAAACAGGTTGGACATGCCATAGAGTGCCGAATCTATGCAGAAGACCCAGATAATAACTTCATGCCTTCACCAGGTATGATTACAGGTTTAAGGATGCCCGGAGGTCCTGGAGTTAGAGTTGATAGCGGAGTTTACTCAAGGGGTGAAGTGCCACTCTATTACGACCCAATGGTCGCAAAGTTGATAGTTTGGGATACAGATAGGCAAAATGCTATAGCCAGAATGAAGAGAGCGCTAAAAGAGTTTGTAGTTAAAGGCATAAAAACAACGATTCCATTCCATCAAAAGGTCTTAAGAAACGAAAACTTTATAAAGGGTAATATAAGCACTGATTTCATAGATAAAGAAGTTTTGGCTGAACCACAGAAAAGAGAAGGTTCAGTTGAGGTTGCTATAGCAGCAGCGGCAATTAAGGAGTATCTAAGAGAGAAAGAGTTAGCAAGAAAGGTGCTTGAATTTAAAGAGACCTGCTCTTATGGTAGTCCATGGAAAGAAGCGGGAAGAAGGGCAGCTATGTACGGAGTTAGTTTTGGTGATATTTATAAATATTCAACCTAA
- a CDS encoding biotin/lipoyl-containing protein: protein MYIATLDNVEYKVEVKELDEGKYEVIIDDKSYIVDAQLSEISVYSLIVNGKSFEVDLDYKDGIYHVYNEGDLFKIEVMDELKKRMLEKRGGAGGLEGAYTVKSEMPGKVVEVKVKVDDEVKEGDVLLILESMKMQNEIKSPKDGKVTEVFVEDGETIEADAKLVTIE, encoded by the coding sequence ATGTATATAGCAACGCTTGACAATGTTGAGTATAAAGTTGAAGTAAAAGAGCTGGATGAAGGTAAATACGAAGTGATAATAGATGATAAGTCTTATATAGTTGATGCTCAGTTATCTGAAATTAGCGTTTATTCTCTGATAGTTAATGGAAAATCGTTTGAGGTTGACTTAGATTACAAAGATGGAATTTACCATGTTTATAACGAAGGTGACCTGTTCAAAATTGAAGTTATGGATGAATTAAAGAAGAGAATGCTTGAGAAACGAGGCGGTGCTGGTGGTCTTGAAGGTGCATACACTGTTAAGAGTGAGATGCCCGGTAAGGTTGTTGAAGTTAAGGTCAAAGTTGATGATGAAGTTAAAGAAGGCGATGTGCTCCTGATTCTTGAGTCGATGAAGATGCAAAATGAAATAAAATCTCCAAAAGACGGAAAGGTTACAGAAGTCTTTGTTGAAGATGGTGAGACAATTGAAGCTGATGCAAAACTTGTAACAATCGAGTAA
- a CDS encoding ABC transporter substrate-binding protein gives MGRLIVGIFLLILTFSLPSMAESNIKVGVYLSMTGPVAAWGRVEWQGIKMAHEMIKKVNKKNIDLLLEDVASKPEGAALAAEKLVDERVKFVVGPVASFAALSAIPIFEKAKVVDVIPTANAKGLTKGKSFISRVCFSNQQQAKVMANYIYSSGKKKGVIVEDLSQDYSVDLAKDFINSFKKIGGEISEIFYISSSDTDFSALAAQIKSSNADFVYFTTYYPSIALILRDLRMIKCNIPAFAGSAASSYALLKIAGRAAEGLIFTDDFDPLIPQTQESRKFISLFRKRYNRLPDSPEALAADAYLLLVKAIEKGDENPQKVAQFARNTTFYGITGKIIIKNGIVKRTIVLRQVKDGKFKPVAVFEP, from the coding sequence ATGGGAAGACTTATCGTAGGCATTTTTCTGTTAATCCTTACTTTCTCTTTACCATCAATGGCAGAATCGAATATCAAAGTTGGGGTTTACTTGTCCATGACAGGACCCGTTGCTGCTTGGGGTAGGGTAGAGTGGCAAGGTATAAAGATGGCACATGAAATGATAAAAAAAGTTAACAAAAAGAACATTGATTTACTTCTTGAAGACGTAGCAAGTAAGCCTGAAGGTGCGGCGCTTGCAGCGGAAAAACTTGTAGATGAAAGAGTTAAGTTTGTTGTAGGGCCTGTTGCAAGTTTCGCTGCCTTATCTGCCATACCTATATTTGAAAAGGCTAAGGTAGTAGATGTCATACCAACCGCAAACGCAAAAGGACTAACGAAAGGAAAGAGCTTTATTTCTCGCGTCTGCTTTAGCAATCAGCAACAAGCTAAGGTTATGGCGAACTACATATACTCATCTGGCAAAAAAAAGGGTGTTATTGTAGAAGATTTAAGCCAAGATTACTCCGTTGACCTCGCAAAGGATTTTATAAATTCATTTAAAAAAATAGGTGGGGAAATTAGTGAAATATTCTATATTTCAAGTTCAGACACAGACTTCAGTGCTCTTGCAGCACAAATAAAGAGCTCAAATGCTGATTTTGTATATTTTACAACATACTATCCATCTATTGCGCTGATACTTAGGGATTTGAGAATGATAAAGTGCAACATACCCGCATTCGCTGGTTCAGCAGCATCATCCTATGCCCTACTAAAAATTGCGGGTAGAGCCGCAGAAGGATTAATATTTACAGACGACTTCGACCCATTAATTCCACAAACGCAAGAAAGTAGAAAATTTATTTCTCTATTTAGAAAAAGATACAATAGACTTCCAGATTCCCCCGAAGCTTTAGCAGCTGATGCCTATCTACTACTCGTAAAAGCTATAGAAAAAGGTGATGAAAACCCTCAAAAGGTTGCACAATTTGCGAGAAATACAACATTTTATGGCATAACTGGAAAAATAATAATAAAGAACGGAATAGTTAAAAGGACTATCGTCTTACGGCAGGTAAAAGACGGAAAATTTAAACCTGTTGCAGTATTTGAACCCTAA
- a CDS encoding HD domain-containing phosphohydrolase, producing the protein MNRRRSISLSFIIALFVLLYGTLALIVLEVVLHKSLSDAFIKNSKVIRNNYINLRKKEVKGSVLKTIEFIATQYSYSRYRVREVIRKEAFNQKERVDDLLKLLGDRDFFKYVKLFTEGSFLYDCGKFAVLVETGNYINEYNITLTEETRKTFMLKADTEDEFFVDGKMANGNKFVGYAVFLPELNAYIMAYVNLDRYNRWVKNSVIFNIEKTNGVVNENNYIFINTMDGEAIITNNKVINDGRKLWQVSKVPKKAKEVFKKELKACEKGGGFIEYSWIEPKTGKVERKISYIGCFADWGWIIGEGFYIDEANAVIGNINNRLKQSIITVERGFFVLLIIGIIIVAGIAWVSFNITKRKIENLLHEIEDAFKNNSILNQEKYKIKEIEKFTRYINLALLKFRDYENEFLEAFIKATEARDPYTKGHSQRVAFYSKIIAKKLGMSESKQEELYRAGLLHDIGKIGVPDNILLKPGRLTKNEYKIIQYHPIFSYQIVANISRFKEMANYIKHHHERCDGSGYPDGLKCDEIEIEAKILAIADVFDALTSKRPYRDKLSPEKAIEIMKKEKLDQDILSKVENELIENCILEETKEVDAEIEEVDRIRNEIFDIDYKTGLKRRRVLIEKAKQFQSNNEPFAMFMIYLRDMAFLNYEFPPDAVDKVIYLITEYIVKTLEEMGYSEEYASRAYEDAFLFIVRQEGEKWFNRLEKLKDAIEKDIKKIVEDNSELKSFVDERNESIVHFVKIEVSYLTYPYEAKSFEDALYLLLLKRRKSVV; encoded by the coding sequence ATGAATAGAAGAAGGTCTATATCTTTGTCATTTATAATAGCACTGTTTGTGCTATTATATGGTACTTTAGCGTTGATCGTTCTTGAAGTTGTTCTTCATAAATCCCTAAGTGATGCTTTTATAAAAAACTCTAAAGTTATAAGAAATAATTACATAAATTTGAGAAAAAAAGAGGTCAAAGGTAGTGTTTTAAAAACGATTGAATTTATAGCAACTCAATACAGTTATTCAAGATATAGGGTGAGAGAAGTTATACGAAAAGAAGCGTTTAACCAGAAAGAGAGAGTTGACGATTTGTTGAAACTTTTGGGAGATAGAGACTTTTTTAAGTATGTAAAATTGTTTACTGAAGGCAGTTTTCTCTACGATTGTGGGAAATTTGCAGTTTTAGTAGAGACGGGAAACTATATAAATGAGTATAATATTACTTTAACAGAAGAAACAAGAAAAACATTTATGCTAAAAGCGGATACAGAAGATGAATTTTTCGTAGATGGTAAAATGGCAAACGGTAACAAGTTTGTTGGTTATGCTGTATTTTTACCGGAGTTAAATGCCTATATTATGGCTTATGTGAATCTTGATAGATATAATAGATGGGTTAAAAACAGTGTGATTTTTAATATAGAGAAGACCAATGGTGTTGTGAATGAGAACAACTATATTTTTATTAACACTATGGATGGAGAAGCTATAATAACGAACAATAAAGTAATAAATGATGGCAGGAAGTTGTGGCAAGTCAGCAAAGTTCCCAAAAAAGCAAAGGAAGTTTTTAAGAAAGAGTTGAAAGCCTGCGAAAAAGGTGGCGGATTTATAGAGTATTCGTGGATAGAACCGAAAACAGGAAAGGTTGAAAGAAAAATCTCTTACATCGGATGTTTTGCCGATTGGGGATGGATAATTGGTGAAGGGTTTTATATTGATGAAGCTAACGCTGTGATAGGTAACATAAACAATAGGCTCAAGCAGAGCATTATCACTGTTGAAAGGGGCTTTTTTGTTCTTCTTATTATTGGGATTATTATTGTAGCCGGGATTGCATGGGTATCTTTTAATATTACAAAAAGAAAGATTGAAAACCTGCTGCATGAAATTGAAGATGCATTTAAAAATAATTCTATATTGAATCAAGAAAAATACAAAATAAAAGAGATAGAGAAATTTACTCGCTATATAAATCTTGCTTTGCTCAAATTTAGAGATTATGAGAATGAGTTTCTTGAAGCCTTCATAAAAGCGACAGAAGCAAGAGACCCTTACACCAAAGGCCACTCTCAAAGGGTTGCCTTCTATTCAAAGATAATAGCAAAGAAGTTGGGTATGTCAGAGTCAAAACAGGAAGAGCTTTACAGAGCAGGCCTTTTGCATGATATAGGCAAAATTGGTGTCCCTGATAACATACTTCTAAAACCGGGAAGGTTAACAAAAAATGAGTATAAGATTATTCAATACCATCCTATCTTCTCATATCAAATAGTGGCAAACATATCGAGATTCAAAGAGATGGCAAATTATATAAAACACCATCATGAGCGGTGTGATGGCAGTGGATACCCAGATGGACTTAAATGTGATGAGATAGAAATAGAAGCAAAAATCCTTGCTATTGCAGATGTATTTGATGCCTTGACATCAAAAAGGCCATATAGAGATAAATTATCTCCAGAAAAAGCTATAGAAATAATGAAAAAAGAGAAATTAGACCAAGATATTCTCTCAAAGGTTGAAAATGAACTCATAGAGAACTGCATACTCGAAGAGACAAAAGAAGTCGATGCAGAGATAGAAGAAGTTGACAGAATAAGAAACGAAATCTTCGATATAGATTACAAAACAGGATTAAAGAGAAGAAGGGTTTTGATAGAGAAAGCAAAACAGTTTCAATCAAATAACGAACCGTTTGCAATGTTTATGATTTATTTAAGGGATATGGCTTTTTTAAACTATGAATTTCCACCCGATGCAGTTGATAAGGTTATCTATTTAATAACAGAATATATCGTAAAAACACTCGAAGAGATGGGCTATTCAGAAGAGTATGCTTCAAGGGCTTATGAAGATGCATTTCTGTTTATAGTAAGACAAGAAGGAGAGAAGTGGTTTAATAGGCTTGAAAAGTTAAAGGATGCAATAGAAAAAGATATAAAGAAGATAGTGGAAGACAACTCAGAACTTAAAAGCTTTGTGGATGAAAGAAATGAGAGTATAGTTCATTTTGTAAAGATAGAAGTGTCGTATCTCACCTATCCCTATGAAGCAAAGAGCTTTGAAGATGCCTTATACCTGCTGCTACTAAAGAGAAGAAAAAGTGTTGTTTAA